A single window of Oncorhynchus clarkii lewisi isolate Uvic-CL-2024 chromosome 10, UVic_Ocla_1.0, whole genome shotgun sequence DNA harbors:
- the LOC139418031 gene encoding LOW QUALITY PROTEIN: interferon regulatory factor 1b (The sequence of the model RefSeq protein was modified relative to this genomic sequence to represent the inferred CDS: deleted 1 base in 1 codon), translated as MPVSRMRMRPWLEDKIESNSISGLVWVDKDKKIFSIPWKHAARHGWDLNKDACLFKQWAMHTGKFIQGETTPDPKTWKANFRCAMNSLPDIKEVKDKSINRGSGAVRVYKMLSVSTKPNNKRSKAKDAKKNDKGLKIKTEEMDNSATHCLEDRNTNTHLQEDRKIQENKVDSSDNLGETITAASYLDGSVNDPDVPDFITSVEIGPDSINYYSSFQVSPDHSTDYEDLNEETLIEIAQHWEQLEQLELPGSVNSKGFLSNEVATVETYNTAESNHSPESQWSDNSGSEIELRLYTELSPGLPMAEDLVSYTDHWALNNTLTTARPVISNRSLAHFEPCLDFLATVSPAYSFSDTVQKQKTAL; from the exons ATGCCTGTGTCTAGGATGAGAATGAGGCCTTGGCTGGAGGATAAGATTGAGTCCAACTCCATCAGTGGATTGGTGTGGGTGGACAAG GACAAGAAGATATTCTCCATCCCATGGAAGCATGCTGCACGTCATGGATGGGACCTGAACAAGGATGCCTGTCTATTCAAGCAATGGGCCATGCACACAG GGAAATTCATACAAGGCGAGACTACACCAGACCCTAAGACATGGAAGGCTAATTTCCGCTGTGCAATGAACTCCCTTCCTGACATCAAGGAGGTGAAAGACAAGAGCATCAACAGAGGGTCAGGAGCGGTGCGCGTTTACAAAATGCTGAGCGTCAGCACAAAGCCAAATAACAAGAGGTCAAAAGCAAAGGATGCAAAGAAAAATGACAAG GGGTTAAAGATCAAGACAGAGGAAATGGACAACAGTGCAACCCATTGCCTCGAGGATcgcaacaccaacacacacctgcAGGAGGACAGAAAGATACAGGAGAACAAAGTTGACAGCTCAGACAACCTAGGGGAGACCATCACAGCAGCGTCATATCTTGATGGCTCTGTCAATGACCCTGATGTTCCAGACTTTATCACCTCTGTGGAAATAGGACCAGACAGCATCAACTACTACTCGTCTTTCCAAGTGTCACCGGATCACTCCACAG ACTATGAAGATTTGAACGAAGAAACACTTATTGAG ATTGCACAGCATTGGGAGCAATTGGAGCAATTGGAGCTGCCAGGCAGTGTAAACAGCAAGGGGTTCCTGAGCAATGAAgtagctacagtagagacatacaaCACTGCAGAGTCTAACCACAGTCCAGAGAGCCAATGGAGTGATAACTCAG GGTCAGAAATAGAGCTGCGGTTATACACAGAGCTGAGCCCAGGCCTACCAATGGCTGAAGATCTCGTCTCTTACACCGACCATTGGGCTCTGAACAACACACTG ACAACAGCACGACCAGTTATCTCCAACAGATCTCTTGCCCACTTTGAGCCATGCCTGGATTTCCTGGCCACTGTAAGCCCTGCCTACTCTTTCTCAGACACTGTTCAGAAACAAAAGACTGCACTCTGA